The following coding sequences lie in one Flavobacterium sp. 20NA77.7 genomic window:
- a CDS encoding uroporphyrinogen-III synthase — protein sequence MKESIGILATKKLAHNQKQYLLNANFKVIDEDFIHIQPIAFEIKNTNDILIFTSQNAVLNVLTHKEEFIHKPVICVGEKTKNILLENGFSVVCFQPEAAELIGSIENEYMNNSFTFFCGTSRLNTIPNFLREKSIKHEIIEVYKTIETPLKINSKMDGILFFSPSGVTSFIKENEITDECCFCIGTTTAKAVEAYSKNIVIANQPTVENVIIQCIHYFKSTKND from the coding sequence GTGAAAGAAAGCATCGGCATACTAGCAACTAAAAAATTGGCTCACAATCAAAAACAATACTTGCTAAATGCTAATTTTAAAGTAATTGACGAAGATTTTATTCATATTCAACCCATTGCTTTTGAAATCAAAAACACGAATGATATTTTAATTTTTACGAGTCAAAATGCCGTTCTTAACGTTCTTACCCATAAAGAGGAGTTCATTCATAAACCTGTAATTTGTGTAGGCGAAAAAACGAAAAACATACTACTCGAAAATGGTTTTTCTGTAGTTTGTTTTCAGCCTGAAGCTGCCGAATTAATTGGAAGTATTGAAAACGAATACATGAATAATAGCTTTACTTTTTTCTGTGGTACATCAAGGTTAAACACGATTCCCAATTTTTTAAGAGAAAAAAGCATCAAACATGAAATTATTGAAGTTTATAAAACTATTGAAACGCCCCTAAAAATTAATTCGAAAATGGATGGCATTCTGTTTTTCAGTCCATCTGGGGTTACAAGTTTTATAAAAGAAAATGAAATTACAGACGAATGCTGTTTTTGCATTGGAACTACTACAGCAAAAGCGGTTGAAGCCTATTCAAAAAACATTGTAATTGCAAATCAGCCTACGGTTGAAAACGTAATTATTCAATGCATACATTATTTTAAATCAACAAAAAATGATTAA
- a CDS encoding ATP-binding protein, translated as MLFLTVFSSVLISVVSLIHFRYEAKEYHEERLSRKENAIKEHIDYILLNTDQFVTAKTISVLFKDRIHELSDIHSLEINFYDLKGRLLISSKTALKKGKRLPKLSKKILKKLETSNEKRIVETNEEANGTVVKTSYTYIKDANLKNIAILNIPYVENSDFYDEEVRNFLSRYAQVYFAMLVFSILLSYFLSKNITKSLTQISQKLALTKLNQRNEKLALQPGNHEINSLILSYNLMVDKLEESAQKLAQSEREHAWREMAKQVAHEIKNPLTPMKLTVQNFQRKFNPTDPQNVQKLNDYSETLIQQIDTMTAVASAFSNFASMPLQQNELVDVVKIIKMALEIFNEEYILFNSNETVIFGNYDKSQLIRITTNLVKNAIQAIPEEQEEKLVVVQLIKSNNSIILSVQDNGVGIENEQKEVIFEPKFTTKSSGMGLGLAIIKNIVENYNGTITVSTERGKGSTFSIELPLN; from the coding sequence ATGCTTTTTCTTACTGTTTTTTCATCGGTATTAATATCAGTCGTATCGCTTATTCATTTTAGATATGAAGCCAAAGAATATCATGAAGAACGCTTGTCTAGAAAAGAAAATGCTATAAAAGAACACATTGATTACATTTTACTTAATACAGATCAATTCGTTACGGCAAAAACAATTTCAGTTTTATTCAAAGACCGAATTCATGAACTTTCAGATATTCATAGTTTAGAAATTAATTTTTATGATTTAAAAGGAAGATTGTTAATTTCCTCAAAAACAGCATTAAAAAAAGGTAAACGCCTGCCAAAATTGTCTAAAAAAATTCTAAAAAAATTAGAAACTTCTAATGAAAAAAGGATTGTAGAAACAAATGAAGAAGCAAATGGTACTGTAGTTAAAACGTCATATACTTATATAAAAGACGCCAATTTAAAGAACATTGCCATTTTAAATATACCTTATGTTGAAAACAGTGATTTTTATGATGAAGAAGTTCGAAATTTCCTTTCAAGATATGCACAAGTTTATTTCGCTATGCTTGTTTTCTCAATTTTGTTGTCTTATTTTTTATCTAAAAACATAACCAAATCACTTACTCAAATTTCGCAAAAATTAGCCTTAACGAAATTGAATCAGCGCAATGAAAAACTAGCTTTACAACCAGGGAATCATGAAATTAATTCATTAATTCTTTCGTATAATTTAATGGTTGACAAATTAGAAGAAAGCGCACAAAAATTAGCACAAAGCGAACGAGAACACGCTTGGCGAGAAATGGCTAAACAAGTGGCACATGAAATTAAAAATCCTTTAACACCAATGAAGTTAACGGTTCAAAATTTCCAAAGAAAATTTAATCCCACGGACCCTCAGAATGTTCAAAAACTAAATGATTATTCCGAAACTTTGATTCAGCAAATAGATACAATGACAGCTGTTGCAAGTGCTTTTTCAAATTTTGCGTCTATGCCACTTCAGCAAAATGAATTAGTAGATGTGGTCAAAATAATCAAAATGGCCTTAGAGATTTTTAATGAAGAGTATATCTTATTTAACTCCAACGAAACGGTAATATTTGGTAATTATGACAAATCGCAGTTAATTAGAATTACTACTAATTTAGTTAAAAATGCTATTCAAGCTATTCCTGAAGAACAAGAAGAAAAATTAGTTGTAGTTCAATTAATAAAATCAAATAATTCTATTATATTATCAGTTCAGGACAACGGAGTAGGTATTGAAAATGAACAAAAAGAAGTGATTTTTGAGCCAAAATTCACTACAAAATCTAGTGGAATGGGTCTTGGATTAGCTATTATTAAAAATATTGTAGAAAATTATAACGGAACTATAACGGTAAGTACAGAACGTGGTAAAGGAAGTACATTTAGTATTGAATTGCCATTAAATTAA
- a CDS encoding AraC family transcriptional regulator, whose protein sequence is MRSFEELNIEQDFTILRFQNDTEITERFEKQVETGLIQFHFNVKGKGKFIFNNGNYALELKEEKALLLYNPQKELPLHLEISPKSWVISVLVSIKKFHALFSSEAEVIPFLSPSNLEKKYYGEEDITPSMAIVLNQIFNYNQNSSIKNLYLKGKSYELLSLFFNSNEDPNAEYCPFLIDEENVLKIKKAKELIISNMAEPPGLQELADSVGISLKKLKVGFKQIYGDTVFNFLFDYKMDYARKMLDSGTYNVNEVGLKVGYSTSSHFIAAFKKKFGTTPKKYLLSLSIAK, encoded by the coding sequence ATGAGGTCTTTTGAAGAACTAAACATTGAACAGGATTTTACCATTTTGCGTTTTCAAAATGATACGGAAATTACCGAACGTTTTGAAAAACAAGTCGAAACAGGTTTAATTCAATTTCATTTTAATGTAAAAGGAAAAGGAAAATTTATTTTTAATAACGGTAATTATGCGTTGGAATTAAAAGAAGAAAAAGCTTTACTGTTGTATAATCCCCAGAAAGAATTGCCTTTACATTTAGAAATTTCTCCCAAATCGTGGGTTATATCAGTTCTCGTTTCCATTAAAAAATTCCATGCTCTTTTTTCATCTGAAGCTGAAGTAATTCCATTTTTAAGTCCTTCTAATTTAGAAAAAAAATATTATGGAGAGGAAGATATTACCCCTTCAATGGCAATTGTATTGAATCAAATTTTTAATTACAATCAAAATTCGAGTATTAAAAATTTATATTTAAAAGGCAAAAGTTATGAATTACTTAGCTTGTTTTTTAATAGTAATGAAGATCCTAATGCCGAGTATTGTCCTTTTTTAATTGATGAAGAAAATGTTTTAAAAATTAAAAAAGCAAAGGAATTAATTATTTCAAATATGGCAGAGCCACCGGGTCTGCAAGAATTAGCCGATTCAGTAGGTATTTCGTTAAAAAAATTGAAAGTGGGATTTAAGCAAATTTATGGCGACACAGTTTTTAATTTTTTATTTGATTATAAAATGGATTATGCTCGAAAAATGTTAGATTCTGGCACGTATAATGTAAATGAAGTAGGCTTAAAAGTAGGTTACAGCACTTCGAGTCATTTTATTGCTGCGTTTAAGAAAAAATTTGGCACCACCCCTAAGAAGTATTTATTATCATTAAGTATAGCAAAATAA
- the hemH gene encoding ferrochelatase → MKKGVLLVNLGSPDSTATKDVKKYLGEFLMDERVIDIPYLVRALLVKGIILNTRPRKSAKAYRKIWWPEGSPLIVLSKRLHKKVQEKIELPVALAMRYGNPSLEFGLQQLVNQGVTNVMIVPLYPQFAMATTETILVLAQQLVEEKFPTLQLESLPAFYNKKEYIQNLAASIQEYKNSFQPDYILFSYHGVPERHIKKSDVTKSHCKIDGQCCITSSAAHEFCYRHQCYETTRQVAEALGLEEGTYSTSFQSRLGRDPWLQPYTDATIDELAQKGIKKLAVATPAFVSDCLETLEEIGMEAAHSFKENGGEDFLAIPCLNDREDWVATLSNWIKDFQNK, encoded by the coding sequence ATGAAAAAAGGCGTATTATTAGTTAATTTGGGTTCACCAGACAGTACAGCGACTAAAGATGTAAAAAAATATTTAGGAGAATTTCTAATGGATGAGCGCGTAATAGATATCCCGTATTTAGTAAGAGCATTATTAGTTAAAGGAATTATTTTAAATACTAGGCCAAGAAAATCGGCTAAAGCATATAGAAAAATTTGGTGGCCCGAAGGTTCGCCATTAATTGTGTTGTCAAAACGATTACATAAAAAAGTACAAGAGAAAATAGAACTTCCTGTAGCATTGGCTATGCGATATGGTAATCCTAGTTTAGAATTTGGATTACAACAATTAGTAAATCAAGGAGTTACAAATGTTATGATTGTTCCATTATATCCACAATTTGCTATGGCTACTACTGAAACTATATTGGTTTTAGCGCAACAATTGGTTGAAGAAAAATTTCCTACGTTACAACTTGAAAGCCTGCCCGCCTTTTATAATAAAAAAGAGTATATTCAAAATTTAGCAGCCTCAATTCAAGAATACAAAAATTCTTTTCAACCAGACTATATTTTGTTTTCTTATCATGGTGTACCTGAACGACACATTAAAAAATCGGATGTAACAAAAAGCCATTGTAAAATAGATGGTCAATGTTGTATTACATCTTCCGCTGCCCATGAATTTTGTTACCGTCACCAGTGTTATGAAACAACTAGACAAGTAGCAGAAGCTTTAGGTCTAGAAGAAGGAACTTATAGCACTTCATTTCAGTCAAGACTGGGTCGAGACCCTTGGTTACAACCCTATACAGATGCCACAATTGATGAATTGGCACAAAAAGGCATAAAAAAACTAGCTGTCGCCACACCTGCTTTTGTTTCAGATTGCTTGGAAACATTGGAAGAAATTGGCATGGAAGCCGCTCACAGTTTTAAAGAAAATGGAGGAGAAGATTTTTTAGCTATACCTTGTTTAAATGATAGAGAGGATTGGGTGGCAACTTTAAGTAATTGGATTAAAGATTTTCAAAATAAATAA
- the hemB gene encoding porphobilinogen synthase: protein MFPLHRGRRLRVNESIRSLVRETSLSPADFMFPMFIAEGENILVEIPSMPGIFRRSIDLTVKEVQELFDLGIRAVNIYVKVSEDLKDNTGKEAWNPNGLMQRAIRAIKAACPEMIVMPDVALDPYSIYGHDGIIENGDVANDATNDALVKMAVSHAQAGADFVAPSDMMDGRVLRLRQGLDAAGFHNVGIMSYSAKYASAFYGPFRDALDSAPKEADVDAEPVEVPKDKKTYQMDYANRIEAVKEALWDVEEGADMVMVKPGIAYLDIVREVKNAVDVPVTVFHVSGEYAMIKAAAERGWLDHDKIMMEQLMCIKRAGANLISTYFAKEAAILLNKK, encoded by the coding sequence ATGTTTCCATTACACAGAGGTAGAAGATTACGAGTAAATGAATCAATAAGAAGTTTAGTTCGTGAAACGAGTTTAAGTCCAGCCGATTTTATGTTTCCCATGTTTATTGCAGAGGGAGAAAATATACTAGTCGAAATACCATCGATGCCAGGAATTTTTCGCCGTTCGATTGATTTAACGGTTAAAGAAGTCCAAGAATTATTCGATTTAGGGATTCGTGCTGTGAATATTTACGTCAAAGTAAGTGAAGATTTAAAAGACAATACTGGCAAAGAAGCTTGGAATCCAAACGGATTGATGCAAAGAGCTATCCGTGCCATCAAGGCGGCTTGTCCTGAAATGATTGTGATGCCTGATGTGGCTTTAGACCCCTATTCGATTTATGGTCATGACGGAATCATTGAAAACGGCGATGTAGCGAATGATGCTACCAACGATGCCTTAGTAAAGATGGCAGTTTCGCATGCCCAAGCAGGTGCCGACTTTGTAGCGCCAAGTGACATGATGGATGGTAGAGTGTTGCGCTTACGCCAAGGATTGGATGCAGCAGGTTTTCACAACGTGGGAATTATGAGTTATTCGGCGAAATATGCTTCGGCATTTTATGGTCCGTTTCGCGATGCTTTAGACAGTGCACCAAAAGAAGCCGATGTCGATGCTGAGCCTGTCGAAGTACCAAAAGACAAGAAAACCTACCAAATGGATTATGCCAATCGTATTGAAGCGGTAAAAGAAGCCTTATGGGATGTGGAAGAAGGAGCTGATATGGTCATGGTAAAACCTGGGATTGCCTATTTAGATATTGTTCGGGAAGTAAAAAATGCCGTAGATGTTCCCGTAACGGTTTTCCATGTTTCGGGAGAATATGCTATGATAAAAGCAGCAGCCGAAAGAGGTTGGCTTGACCACGACAAAATCATGATGGAGCAATTAATGTGCATCAAAAGAGCAGGTGCAAATTTGATTTCGACCTATTTTGCAAAAGAAGCAGCCATTTTATTAAACAAAAAATAG
- a CDS encoding c-type cytochrome, with protein sequence MKVYLQFLLIVSFVLNLISCGKKTETDAMGNPVEQKETSVNQTPEELGKELFEGKGTCATCHQAKAKVIGPSITAISKIYKDKKASIALFLKGEGEPLVDPSQYEIMKANFAITKSMTDEELDALETYMLSVK encoded by the coding sequence ATGAAAGTGTATTTGCAATTCCTTTTGATAGTATCATTTGTTTTAAATCTCATTAGTTGTGGTAAAAAAACAGAAACGGATGCCATGGGGAATCCTGTTGAACAAAAGGAAACTTCAGTAAATCAAACACCTGAAGAATTAGGTAAAGAATTATTTGAAGGAAAAGGAACTTGTGCTACTTGTCATCAAGCAAAAGCAAAAGTGATAGGGCCAAGCATTACAGCAATTTCAAAAATTTATAAAGATAAAAAGGCGAGTATTGCTTTATTTTTAAAAGGCGAAGGTGAACCTTTAGTGGACCCAAGCCAATATGAAATCATGAAAGCTAATTTTGCCATCACAAAATCCATGACAGATGAAGAATTAGACGCGCTTGAAACCTACATGCTCAGTGTGAAGTGA
- a CDS encoding CvpA family protein codes for MGWIDILLASALGYAAYKGFRNGFFIELASLFSLLLGVFIALKFSFYTREFLEKLVKWNPVFIQIVAFALTFVLVLVAIHFLVKSITKIAHFAALGWLNTIGGAVLSVLKMMLTISVLLNLMAKINVNNYFLSKETIQQSALYLPIQEVAKAIYPNLNDWYKEIKS; via the coding sequence ATGGGTTGGATAGATATTTTACTAGCAAGTGCATTAGGGTATGCGGCTTATAAGGGTTTTAGAAATGGTTTTTTTATAGAATTAGCCTCTCTTTTTTCGTTACTCTTAGGTGTGTTTATTGCGTTAAAATTTTCGTTTTATACAAGAGAATTTTTAGAAAAGTTAGTAAAATGGAATCCTGTTTTTATTCAAATTGTTGCATTTGCACTCACATTTGTGTTGGTTTTAGTCGCGATTCATTTTTTAGTCAAAAGTATCACAAAAATTGCTCATTTTGCAGCATTGGGTTGGTTAAATACAATAGGAGGTGCGGTGCTTAGTGTGTTAAAAATGATGCTGACTATCAGTGTTTTACTTAATCTAATGGCAAAAATAAATGTAAACAACTATTTTCTTTCTAAAGAAACGATACAGCAATCGGCTTTGTATTTGCCTATTCAAGAAGTAGCAAAAGCCATTTATCCCAATTTAAATGATTGGTATAAAGAGATTAAATCATAA
- the hemC gene encoding hydroxymethylbilane synthase: MKKNIRIGTRDSQLALWQAHTVEKLLNDLGYSTTIVAVKSEGDLQVTQPLYELGITGIFTKTLDIALLEGKIDIAVHSMKDVPTSLPEGIVQAAVLERGNTTDILVHKGNLDFLEKNATIATGSLRRQAQWLHKHPQHTTVDLRGNVNSRLQKLKDNAWQGAIFAAAGLERINLKPEHYINLEWMTPAPAQGAMMVVTSAEDTYCLNALAEINHVETEICTYIERQFLKTLEGGCTAPIGALVTYNEKDDVLHFKGSLFSLDGKEKIEIDKNFELKDWKKLGHNCAVEILENGGKELMNTIKTQLKK, from the coding sequence ATGAAAAAAAACATAAGAATAGGAACCCGAGACAGTCAACTAGCACTTTGGCAAGCACATACAGTTGAAAAATTACTAAATGACCTAGGTTATTCAACTACAATTGTTGCTGTTAAATCGGAAGGAGATTTACAAGTCACCCAACCTTTATATGAACTTGGTATTACAGGAATTTTCACTAAAACGTTAGACATTGCCTTGCTAGAAGGAAAAATTGATATTGCGGTTCATTCCATGAAAGACGTACCCACTTCCTTACCTGAAGGAATTGTTCAGGCGGCCGTTTTAGAAAGAGGAAACACTACAGACATTTTAGTTCACAAAGGGAATTTAGACTTTTTAGAAAAAAATGCGACCATTGCGACCGGAAGTTTGCGTCGTCAAGCACAATGGCTACATAAGCATCCTCAGCACACCACAGTGGACTTAAGAGGAAATGTAAATTCACGTCTGCAAAAACTGAAAGACAATGCTTGGCAAGGAGCTATTTTTGCAGCAGCTGGTTTAGAACGAATTAATCTAAAACCTGAGCATTATATCAATTTAGAATGGATGACTCCCGCTCCTGCTCAAGGCGCTATGATGGTTGTCACATCGGCTGAAGATACCTATTGTTTAAATGCGTTAGCTGAAATTAATCATGTGGAAACAGAAATTTGCACCTACATTGAACGCCAATTTTTAAAAACGTTAGAAGGAGGTTGTACCGCTCCTATTGGCGCATTAGTAACCTATAATGAAAAAGATGATGTGTTGCATTTTAAAGGTTCATTATTCAGTTTAGATGGTAAAGAAAAAATTGAAATTGATAAAAATTTTGAACTAAAAGATTGGAAAAAACTAGGACACAACTGCGCTGTCGAAATTTTAGAAAATGGTGGTAAAGAACTAATGAACACAATTAAAACACAATTAAAAAAGTAA
- the hemE gene encoding uroporphyrinogen decarboxylase, with amino-acid sequence MIKNDLFLRALNNEKVERPPVWMMRQAGRYLPEFRALRDKYDFFTRCETPELAAEITVQPIRIVQPDAAILFSDILVVPRAMGIHVELKDNLGPIIPNPIRTMEQVNQVFIPNVNETLGYVFDAIKLTKEMLNDEVPLIGFAGSPWTIFCYAVEGKGSKSFDTAKGFCFSNPVAAHTLLQKITDTTILYLKEKVKAGCNAIQIFDSWGGMLSPKDYQEFSFQYINQITEALAEITPVIIFGKGCWFALGEMAKSKASALGVDWTCSPRNARYLTGGNITLQGNFDPSRLLSPIPTIKKMVHEMIDEFGKDNYIVNLGHGILPNIPVDHAKAFVEAVKEYGK; translated from the coding sequence ATGATTAAAAACGACCTTTTTTTAAGAGCCTTAAATAACGAAAAAGTAGAGCGTCCACCAGTTTGGATGATGCGCCAAGCGGGAAGATACTTACCTGAATTTAGAGCTTTGCGTGACAAATACGATTTCTTTACGCGTTGCGAAACACCAGAATTAGCAGCTGAAATCACCGTGCAACCCATTCGTATTGTGCAACCTGATGCTGCCATTTTGTTTTCGGACATTTTGGTCGTACCACGAGCGATGGGTATTCACGTAGAATTAAAAGACAATTTAGGGCCGATAATTCCGAATCCAATTCGTACTATGGAGCAAGTGAATCAAGTATTTATTCCAAATGTCAACGAAACGTTAGGATACGTTTTTGATGCGATTAAATTGACCAAAGAAATGTTGAACGATGAGGTGCCATTGATTGGCTTCGCTGGTTCACCATGGACGATTTTTTGTTATGCAGTGGAAGGAAAAGGTTCTAAAAGTTTTGATACGGCTAAAGGATTTTGTTTCTCCAATCCAGTAGCGGCGCATACTTTGTTACAAAAAATTACCGATACGACGATTTTGTATTTAAAAGAAAAAGTAAAAGCAGGTTGTAATGCCATTCAGATTTTTGATTCTTGGGGAGGAATGCTTTCTCCTAAAGATTATCAAGAATTTTCATTTCAATATATCAATCAAATTACTGAAGCTTTAGCAGAAATAACTCCAGTTATTATTTTCGGAAAAGGGTGTTGGTTTGCTTTAGGCGAAATGGCAAAATCAAAAGCTTCGGCTTTAGGAGTAGATTGGACCTGTTCGCCAAGAAATGCCCGTTATTTAACAGGAGGAAACATTACATTACAAGGAAATTTTGATCCGAGTCGTTTACTTTCGCCAATTCCAACCATCAAAAAAATGGTACATGAAATGATTGATGAATTTGGCAAGGACAATTACATCGTCAACTTAGGTCACGGAATTTTACCAAATATTCCTGTGGATCACGCAAAAGCATTTGTCGAAGCCGTAAAGGAGTATGGTAAATAA
- the hemF gene encoding oxygen-dependent coproporphyrinogen oxidase → MKNKFYTYIQTLQDQICKGLEGIDGVAKFREDLWNRPEGGGGRTRVIENGHVFEKGGVNISAVHGKLPDSMQKLFNVGEADFFACGLSLVIHPKSPMVPTVHANWRYFEMYDTSTELSTGERKVINSWFGGGQDLTPYYLFEEDAIHFHQTCKTACDKHNPDFYPKYKKQCDDYFWNAHRNEARGVGGLFFDYLKATEEQSMEDWYNFVTEVGNSFLDAYLPIVAKRKDLPYTAEQRTWQEIRRGRYVEFNLVHDKGTLFGLKTNGRIESILMSLPPHVQWHYDHHPEIGSEEEKLIIVLEKPINWV, encoded by the coding sequence ATGAAAAATAAATTCTACACCTACATACAAACCCTACAAGATCAAATCTGTAAAGGATTAGAGGGTATTGATGGCGTTGCTAAATTCCGTGAAGATCTTTGGAACAGACCTGAAGGAGGCGGAGGAAGAACACGTGTGATTGAAAACGGGCATGTTTTTGAAAAAGGTGGCGTAAATATTTCAGCGGTTCACGGGAAATTACCTGATTCGATGCAAAAATTATTCAATGTAGGCGAAGCCGATTTTTTTGCCTGCGGATTGAGTTTGGTGATTCATCCTAAAAGCCCAATGGTGCCAACGGTGCATGCCAATTGGCGTTATTTTGAAATGTACGATACTTCGACAGAACTCAGTACAGGAGAACGGAAAGTAATTAATAGTTGGTTTGGTGGCGGACAAGATTTGACGCCCTATTATTTGTTTGAAGAAGATGCGATACATTTTCATCAAACGTGTAAAACAGCTTGTGATAAACATAATCCTGATTTTTATCCAAAATACAAAAAACAATGCGATGATTATTTTTGGAACGCACATAGAAATGAAGCGCGAGGAGTTGGAGGTTTATTTTTCGATTATCTAAAAGCGACCGAAGAACAATCAATGGAAGATTGGTACAATTTTGTTACTGAAGTTGGGAATTCATTCCTTGATGCTTATTTACCAATTGTAGCAAAAAGAAAAGACTTGCCTTATACAGCTGAGCAACGCACTTGGCAAGAAATTCGCCGTGGTCGTTATGTCGAATTTAATTTGGTTCACGACAAAGGCACGTTATTTGGCTTAAAAACCAACGGAAGAATTGAATCGATTTTGATGAGTTTGCCGCCTCACGTGCAATGGCATTATGACCATCATCCTGAGATAGGAAGCGAAGAAGAAAAATTAATAATCGTATTAGAAAAACCTATAAACTGGGTATAA
- a CDS encoding CopD family protein: MEQLYLYLKALHLIFIVTWFAGLFYMVRLFVYHAEAKQKEESEQSILIKQYQVMQYRLWYIITWPSAILASIFAFLMLHLNSGLLFATYFQVKLVFVFLLYCYHFKCHQIFLALQKNEVQHTSNFFRIWNEGATLILFAVVFLIIVKSAINWIFGVIGIVIFSMVLMLGYKLYKKIREKRD; the protein is encoded by the coding sequence ATGGAGCAGTTGTATCTTTACTTAAAAGCCCTTCACCTTATTTTTATAGTTACTTGGTTTGCCGGATTGTTTTATATGGTGCGGTTATTTGTGTATCATGCAGAAGCCAAACAAAAAGAGGAGTCCGAACAAAGCATTTTAATTAAGCAATATCAAGTTATGCAATACAGGTTATGGTATATTATAACTTGGCCTAGTGCAATATTAGCGAGTATTTTTGCATTTTTAATGTTGCATTTGAATAGTGGCTTATTATTTGCGACTTATTTTCAAGTTAAATTAGTTTTTGTATTTTTATTGTATTGCTATCATTTCAAATGCCATCAGATTTTTTTAGCTTTACAAAAAAATGAAGTACAACACACGTCTAATTTTTTTAGAATTTGGAACGAAGGCGCAACGCTTATCCTTTTTGCAGTAGTTTTTTTAATAATTGTAAAAAGTGCCATCAACTGGATTTTTGGTGTTATAGGTATCGTTATATTTTCGATGGTATTAATGTTAGGATATAAGTTATATAAAAAAATAAGAGAAAAACGTGATTAA
- the hemA gene encoding glutamyl-tRNA reductase, whose amino-acid sequence MNHTNVVKHTSFYAVGLSYKKADAEIRGNFSLDEYAKMQVLHQAKNEGIESVIAISTCNRTELYGFAQHPFQLIKLLCDNSQGTVEDFQKVAYVYKSTEAITHLFKVGTGLDSQILGDFEIIAQIKSGFVQSKSLGLANAYMERLINAVIQASKRVKNETELSSGATSVSFASVQYIFKNVADIAHKNILLFGTGKIGRNTCENLVKHTKHEQITLINRTKDKAEKLAKKLNLIVKDYADLQLEIQKADVLVVATGAQNPTIDKSILALKKPLLILDLSIPKNVNENVQDIQDVTLVHLDNLSQITDETLENRKKHIPAAEKIISEIKEEFITWTKGRKYAPTIHALKAKLNAIKEAEVNHHKKKLANFDEAQAELITARIIQKITSHFANHLKDENTAVEESIEWIERVFHIETSTK is encoded by the coding sequence ATGAACCATACAAATGTAGTTAAACATACTTCTTTTTATGCTGTAGGATTAAGTTACAAAAAAGCAGACGCAGAAATTAGAGGTAATTTTAGTTTAGATGAATACGCTAAAATGCAAGTTTTACATCAGGCAAAAAACGAAGGCATTGAAAGTGTTATTGCTATTTCAACATGTAACCGCACTGAACTATATGGTTTCGCACAGCATCCTTTTCAATTAATTAAATTATTGTGCGACAATAGTCAAGGTACCGTAGAAGATTTTCAAAAAGTGGCCTACGTGTATAAAAGCACAGAAGCTATAACGCATTTATTTAAAGTAGGAACTGGACTTGATAGTCAAATTTTAGGAGACTTTGAAATTATTGCCCAAATCAAGAGTGGTTTTGTGCAAAGCAAAAGCTTAGGTCTTGCTAATGCCTATATGGAGCGATTAATAAATGCAGTAATTCAAGCCAGTAAAAGGGTAAAAAATGAAACTGAACTATCTTCAGGAGCTACTTCTGTATCCTTTGCTTCTGTACAATATATTTTTAAAAATGTTGCAGATATTGCACACAAAAACATTTTATTATTTGGAACAGGAAAAATAGGTAGAAACACCTGCGAAAACTTAGTAAAACACACCAAGCACGAACAAATCACCTTAATTAATCGGACAAAAGATAAGGCAGAAAAATTGGCTAAAAAACTAAACCTCATTGTAAAAGATTATGCCGATTTACAATTAGAAATTCAAAAAGCTGACGTATTAGTGGTAGCTACAGGTGCACAAAATCCAACAATTGATAAATCTATTTTAGCATTAAAAAAACCCTTATTAATTTTAGACTTATCTATTCCTAAAAACGTAAATGAAAACGTGCAAGATATTCAAGATGTAACGCTCGTACATCTTGATAATTTATCACAAATCACTGATGAGACATTAGAAAACAGAAAAAAACATATTCCCGCTGCCGAAAAAATTATTTCAGAAATTAAAGAAGAATTTATTACGTGGACAAAAGGAAGAAAATATGCGCCTACTATTCATGCTTTAAAAGCAAAACTTAATGCAATTAAAGAAGCCGAAGTAAATCATCATAAAAAGAAATTAGCTAATTTTGATGAAGCGCAAGCCGAATTAATAACTGCTCGCATCATTCAAAAAATCACAAGCCATTTTGCCAATCACTTAAAAGATGAAAACACAGCCGTGGAAGAAAGTATAGAATGGATTGAACGTGTTTTTCATATCGAAACCTCAACAAAATGA